One Malus domestica chromosome 11, GDT2T_hap1 genomic region harbors:
- the LOC103448510 gene encoding septum-promoting GTP-binding protein 1, giving the protein MKLQLSRKIVHVNFRWCILDRVSIIRGFFRFIWDRLLACSIGKPAARYRRLPSGAFSPPPEVLEGVMVVDNPTSTSCNVYETDADLVSLKISLLGDCQIGKTSFMSKYVGDEQEDRYLQMAGVNLMDKTLIVQGARISFSIWDVGGDQSSIDHVPIACKDAVAILFMFDLTSRCTLNSVIGWYCQARKWNQTAIPILIGTKFDDFVRLPPDLQWTIITQARAYAKAMKATLFFSSATHNINVNKIFKFILAKLFNLPWKVERNLNIGEPIIDY; this is encoded by the exons ATGAAACTGCAGCTTAGTCGAAAAATTGTTCACGTTAATTTTAGGTGGTGCATACTCGACCGGGTTTCGATTATCCGGGGGTTTTTCAGATTCATCTGGGACAGGCTTCTTGCTTGTTCGATAGGGAAGCCGGCGGCCAGGTACCGGAGATTGCCCAGCGGAGCTTTCTCGCCGCCACCGGAAGTTTTGGAGGGAGTTATGGTGGTGGACAATCCCACAAGTACTAGTTGTAACGTGTATGAGACGGATGCGGATTTGGTGAGCTTGAAGATCAGTTTGCTGGGTGATTGCCAGATTGGAAAGACAAGTTTTATG AGCAAATATGTTGGGGATGAGCAAGAAGATAGATATTTGCAGATGgcaggagtaaatttgatggaTAAAACGTTGATTGTTCAAGGCGCTCGGATTTCGTTTAGCATTTGGGATGTCGGAG GTGACCAGAGTTCGATAGATCATGTTCCAATAGCCTGTAAAGACGCAGTAGCAATTTTGTTCATGTTTGATCTTACTAGTAGGTGCACACTAAACAG TGTTATTGGATGGTACTGTCAAGCAAGAAAATGGAACCAG ACAGCAATTCCCATACTAATTGGGACcaaatttgatgattttgtgaGACTTCCTCCAGATCTGCAATGGACAATTATAACCCAG GCCAGGGCTTATGCAAAGGCTATGAAGGCGACCCTTTTCTTCTCGAGTGCAACCCACAACATCAATGTGAACAAGATTTTCAAATTTATCTTGGCCAAGCTTTTTAATTTGCCATGGAAAGTTGAGAGAAATTTGAATATTGGAGAGCCAATCATcgattattaa